A region of the Pseudoprevotella muciniphila genome:
GACTCAAAATCGTAGCAGTAGGTGGTATTTTCGTGAGAAGGCCTTTCCGCCTGAGCACAGACTCTGTTACTGCCGCAAAAGATAAGGCTGCAGACCATAAACACTAAGCATGCCAATGCCCGCATGACCCCGGTCGCTATGTTATGCACATTCATATACTTTGTATAATATTCTGCAAAGATGCAAAAATTCTTCATATAGACAAAACTTGCCCCACCATCCCTTACGACCAAGCCACTACTTTCATGCACCAAAAAACCGCACTCCCGAAGGAATGCGGTGCTTGTAATAGTCTGATTAAGCCAATTACTTAACAGCAGCAGCGAGTTCTGCACCAGCCTTGAATTTCACAGCCTTGCGAGCGGGGATGGTGATGGCTTGCTTTGTTGCTGGGTTGATACCCTTACGTGCGGGACGCTCTACAACTGCGAGAGTACCGAAACCGATGAGAGATACCTTACCACCTTTTGCCAAAGTTTCTTTTACAGCGCCAAGAGTTGCATCCAATGCCTTCTTTGCGTCAGCCTTGCTCAGACCTGCTGCTGCAGCGATTTGAGCCACGAGTTCAGTTTTGTTCATGATTAAAATTGATTAAAAATAAAGTTGTACAAATAGTTATTTGCTGAATTTGTGGCAAATATAAGCTATGTTTGATTTTTATACAAACTTTTTTCGATTTTTTTGCAAAAAAACCGACATTTCTCCCCAAAAAAGCCTCCAACAAGCCTGTTTTAGTGCATTTTTGAGTGTTTTTCAAGAAAAAATGCATAGTTAAACATTCCTGTTTTTGTGTGTGTTCATTTTCGCTTTCTTGCCTTGCAAGCGAACAAGTTCGGTTACGCGTTTAAATCTAAAATTTTTGAAAACAAATCTATCGCATAGTGATACTTGAATAAATCAAAACACAAAAACGCCTTTGATTTAAACTAAAATATCTAACTTTGCGTTCTATTTAACGAAACTGATTCGTCTGAATAAACAAAACATTTTAAATAAAATACATACATTTTTCATGAAAAAATTATTTATCCTTCTGCTTATGCTGCCTTTCATGGCGGTGCAAGCACAGCAACTTCCAGAAGTTCCCAACGATCCGGAAGTGCGCATCGGCAAGTTGGAGAACGGACTGACTTACTACATCCGTCACAACAA
Encoded here:
- a CDS encoding HU family DNA-binding protein: MNKTELVAQIAAAAGLSKADAKKALDATLGAVKETLAKGGKVSLIGFGTLAVVERPARKGINPATKQAITIPARKAVKFKAGAELAAAVK